One genomic region from Croceicoccus sp. YJ47 encodes:
- a CDS encoding opacity protein — translation MNTKTALLLAAGAALFPAHAFAQEAPDGTDAFGFEPYVAIGGGYHDFDRSGNPGTIAFEDSTEGAVVTGTVGANVPLGAFFVGAEGFGSYGFSDIDWEYGAAGRFGVRVGESGMFFGRVGYMWLEGENNYADDDFLDTDGGPSSRDRDGMIYGIGAEVGTKDIGLGGVTGESGVRLRVGVDTFKDFESFRPNAAVVFQF, via the coding sequence ATGAATACCAAGACCGCACTTCTTCTCGCCGCTGGCGCCGCGCTGTTCCCGGCGCATGCCTTCGCGCAGGAAGCACCCGACGGCACCGACGCATTCGGTTTCGAACCCTATGTGGCGATCGGCGGCGGCTATCACGATTTCGACCGCTCCGGTAATCCCGGCACGATCGCGTTCGAGGATTCGACCGAGGGCGCCGTGGTCACCGGCACGGTCGGCGCGAATGTCCCGCTCGGCGCGTTTTTCGTCGGCGCCGAAGGTTTCGGCTCCTACGGCTTTTCCGACATTGACTGGGAATATGGCGCCGCGGGCCGCTTTGGCGTGCGTGTCGGCGAATCCGGCATGTTCTTCGGCCGCGTGGGTTACATGTGGCTCGAAGGCGAGAACAACTATGCCGATGACGATTTCCTCGACACCGACGGCGGGCCGAGCAGCCGTGACCGCGACGGCATGATCTACGGCATCGGCGCCGAGGTCGGCACGAAGGACATCGGCCTTGGCGGCGTGACCGGCGAAAGCGGCGTGCGTCTGCGCGTAGGCGTCGACACGTTCAAGGATTTCGAATCCTTCCGCCCGAACGCGGCGGTGGTGTTCCAGTTCTGA